Within Sorangiineae bacterium MSr11367, the genomic segment AAAGACCGCGCGTATTGCGATGAAGCAACTGCGTCCCCAAGTGGTCTTCCAGTTGTGCAAGCTGCTTGCTCACCCACGTCGGAGTGGTCCGCGCAACACGTGCCGCCCCCGCAAAACTCCCCGTGCTCACGATGCTTCGAAAGATCCGCATACCGCGTAAAACATCCATGAATAGCGAGCACCTTTTGACGTCCTGGGCACCATCACTTCCCTCCCGGATCGACGGTGCACCATGGAAATCGGAAACAGAGTCGAGCTAAACCGTCACATACTCAAACCGATCAGCGCATGCCATGTTCCGTGAATGTTGTCGCGAAATACATGGCTCGCTCTCGCATTGGCGCTTGGGGCCAGTGCCTCATGCCTCTCGGCATGCGACTCCAGTTCGTCCGAGCCAAGCGCTCGCCCGGCGGACACGGACGCAGGGGCCGATGCGCCCTTCGAATGGGATCGACGCCTCTACGTCGACAAGGTGGCCCGAGCCGTTCGGCAAGGGGCGGGCCTTTCGGCGGACGAAGACGTGGAGGCACTGGCCCGTCTCACACCGGATGAAATCGTGGATCATTTCATGAAAGATCCGCGCTTCGTCGATACGGTATTCGACTTCAATCAGTACTTTCTCGGATGGAAGCAAAGCAATCTCAGACGGCCCAATGGCAGTTGGAACGGCGACGCCGTGATTTCGCGCCGTGCGCTTCATGCGGCCTTCGAATTCGAGAAAGGCGGAAATTACCTCAGCCTGCTCGCTTTCGAGCAGCCGCAATATGCGTTTCGGCCAACGCCCGAGGCGCTCGAGGAGGGTGCGCCCGCGATGTCCGATGCCGAGCTTCTTCGACACCACTTGGACGTGGCGCTCAAGGAGGCGGACGACCTTCTCGCGTCGATCCAAGCGGGTATGGACTGGGGAGCATTCTGCAACACGAAGCTCTATATAACCGAGCTCTGGTCTTTCAGTTACATCCTGTTCTCCAGCAGCTACGACGATTTCCCCATCGCCACGGAGTTGGGCCATGTCATGCCCTTGTTCTTCGCCTGCGAGTGGCCCGGTAGCTATTCGGTCGATGCGGCTGTGGAAGTGCGCAAGCTTCGTCAATACGCCATCGAGCTTCACGACTATGCCCAAGAGCTCTTGACGAAACCGGAGCAGACGGGACGCCTGCACGATCTCACGGAGGTGAATCTCCAGCGCCTTCATGCGGAGCGTCTGGCCAAGAATCTCGACTTTCGAGGATTTTGGGAGTCGCTGGACAACTCCTCGACCAATCAAAATCGGCGCCGCGCCGCCTACGTGCTCGATCGCTTCTTCTGCGACGACCTGAAACCCATCGACGCCGCCCTGCCCGCGGCCCACGCCAGCGACCGCCACGCATCGGATCCGGCTTGCAAGTCGTGCCACTACAAGCTCGACCCGATGGCCGGCTTCTTCAAAGAATACGGACGCATCGGTACCAGCCTCGCGGGTCAGCCGAATATGATCTTCGACGACGGAGCCGTCATGAACCAAGAGGCGTACCAGTCGCAATGGAAAGGTACGAGCGGGCGTTCGTGGGACATCGGCTACGTCCGCTCGACCACCGATCCGTCGCTCAATAGCTATGGAGAGAGCCTGGAGGACCTGTTCCGCATCATCGAGGGAGCGCCCGAGGTCAAAGCGTGTCTGACGCGCCGCACGTTCGAATACTTCAATGGCGACGAACAAATCGTCGACCCGGGTTACCTCGCGGGGCTGACGAATTCGTTCATCGAAGAGGCAAAAGCGAATTCTTCCACCGCATTTCGCAATTTGGTCCGCCGCGTCCTCACCAGCCGCACGTTCCGCACGTCGCATCCCCGTTCGGACGAATGTTACGACGTGCCGGATGGCGTGGACGCAACGTCCCGTCCACCGTGCTCGGTGGCCTTCATCCTCCAAAAGAACTGTGCAACGTGCCATTCCGGTGCGGGCGCGCAAGCAGGGCTCGATCTGACCGCGTGGCGCGCCGACGAACAGACGTTTCCTCACCGCGGTCCCGGCGGAGCCTCGTGGCCCGCCCGCGAGACGTTCACCCGCATGCTGGATCGCATTCGGAGTTCGGACCCTGCTCGTCAAATGCCTGCCGGTCGATCCATGCCGCCAAAAGAGCGTGAAGACCTTTATCTCTGGCTCACCGAGCGGCTTGGTGGAGGTGCACCGTGAAAAACCGTGGTCTCCTCGTGCCGAGCCTTCTGCTGCTCCTTGCATGCTCGACCAATTCCGCCCCCAACGACGCCCCCCCGCCCGCACCGACGGCGCAGCCTGCGCGTGACGCCGGCCCGGATCCCCGAAGCGCGCAGTATCGCGGCTACGAGGCTATGAACGAGATCCTCCGTTCGCGATTGGTGGCCAAGCCCGCCTCCTTTGCATTGTCCTCGTACCTCGACGCGCCGGGCGCCGACGCGGGCTCGGGCGTCGGGGCGAACCTCGCGCAGTTGGTGGGGGCATGGAGCGGTAAAGGCACGCTCAACTCGTTTCAGAACGGCACCCCGAATGCCATGAGCTTCTTGATATGGCGAGTTGCGTTTTTGGGATTCGGGAAAGACGTTGCCGCCCTCTGTCCGGGCAGCTCGGCACCGCGCACCGTCGCCAACCTCGAGATTCGAGCGGACCTCGCCGCCGTGGTGCAATCGATCTGCGCTTGGCCCGTGGCCAGCGCGCGGGACGAGGCGGTGCTGCACGCCTTCTGGAACGGGCTCACGGCCTTCGATGCTCCGCAATCCGAGTACGAGGCCTGGCGAGACCACTTCTTGGGCCCGACCTATGCCACGGCCACCGGCGAAACGGTCATCCCGTTCATGGTGACGGCCGCCATGCTCAATCCCTACGTGCTGCTCCAGCCTTGATCCTACGAGATGACACGATGAATCACCCTATCGACCGACACTCTCTCCGACTCGGCCGCCGTGCGCTCCTCGGCGGCGTCGCGAGCACGCTCGGCGCACTCCTGCTTCCGCGCCGCGCTCGCGGCGATGCCGCCGCACCCGGCGAGCCCCATTTCTTCCTGCAGGTGGTCGTCTACGGCGGATTGGACGCGTCCTACTTGTTCGACGGCCTGCCGCTCGCCATGACCGCCGCCGGATTGCAGCGGAATTACATGGGCGTGGAGCCCACCGCATGGGAAGGGCGCGACGGCACGCGAACCTTGGCCGCGTCGCCGACGCAGGTGCTTCGGCCGTTCCAGCAGGATCTCACCATCGTCAACGGTGTCATGACCAGCCTTGGTTTCGACGGCCACGACCAGAATCGCAATTTGCTCGTGACCGGGAATCCATTCGGCGGCGTGCCCGCCATGACGCGATTGAACCGCGAAGCGCCCATCGACTACGTCAAGGTGGGCACGTTCGACGCGGAAGTTCGAGATGCTCGTTTCGTCCCATTGGATGCCGCAACCGCGGCGGGGCTCCAAGCCTCGTTGTCGTCCGCCGGAACGGACACGCCCGATTTCGATGCGTTTCTCCAAACGCGTTGTTCGCAAGCGTCGGCATCAGGCGTGAGTCGCTTTTCCAACGGAGCCAGGATCCTCGGGGGTGCGGCGGCCCAGAGCACGTCCCTCGCGGAACGCATTCGCGCGCTCCAGCTGCCGGCACTCGCCACGTCAGACGCGCCCACCGACGAGGTGAAACTCGAACGAAACCTGGTCATGATCGGCGAATTCTTTCGGCGCGGCATCACCAACTCGTGCATGCTCGACGTGACGGGCGACATGGACCTCGACACCCATTCGCCGTCCGAAACGAAGAAACAGCTTCCCATGTACGAGGCGATCACCAAGAGCCTCGCCCAGATTCTCGCTTATTTGAAGAAGACCGCCTTCGACGAGCGCCGAACATTGTTCGACGTGACCACCGTCATGTTTGCGTCCGAGTTCAGCCGCACGATGCGCCGAACCGGGTCTCCGGTGGACGATACGGGCACCGACCACAATACGTTGGCAAGCACGGTTCTCCTCGCAGGAAAGGGCATCGCGCCAGGCATGGTGCTCGGCGGCTCGGACTTTCGAACGCCGGCCGAAGAACTGTCGGGCGCCCACCTGTCACTGGACCCTGCGCGCATCAAGCGCATGGGGCTGCCCATCGACTTGGCCACCGGTCGTTCCACCGAGGCCAAACCCGCCCAATACACACCGGGCGCATACTTGGGACTCGCCTCGGTCATCAACACGGTCTATTCCCTATTTGGCGTCGACCGCCAATATTTTTGGGAAGCTGCGCGCGACCAGCCTGCGCCCGTGTTCCCGGCGCTCCTAAAGAGATAAGATCATTTTTCACCCTCATCATAAAGAGGTTACATGCCAACCAAGTCGTCCCTCGCCATCGCGGTGGGAATCGTTGCGTTTCTTTCGAACAACTGTGCATCCGAGACCACTTCCGACGATGGGGGCGAGGTCACGGCCAGCACGGGGAAGACCTTCGAAGAATGGAAAAAGACGGTCCAGCGGGACCCGGACGGCGTTTGGATCGTCGACGGCGACATTCCCATCCATAGCGAGGAAAAGCTGCTGGCCTTTTTCGAGAAGTACGTGCAGCAAGGCGCACTCCTCGTGTCGAACGAAAACGGCATCGACTCGAAATGGGGTGAGCGTCAGAAACGGCGTATCACGTACTGCGTGAGCAAAGCGTCCTTCGGTCCGGATTACGACCGCGTCGTCCGAGCGATAGCCCAGGCCACCCGTGACTGGGCGGAGGTCGCGGATATCCGTTTCATCCACGTGCGTGAGCAAGATGGCGATTGCACGGTGCAGAACGAGCGTGTCGTTTTCAATGCCCGCATCGGCGGCAGCGATTTTTCGGGTCGCGCCTTTTTCCCCTTCAATGTGCGCAGCGAACGGGAGCTGCTCATCGGCCCCACGGCGGCCGCGGGCGGCTCGAGCCCCTTGGGGCCGTACACCCTGCGGGGCCTT encodes:
- a CDS encoding DUF1588 domain-containing protein, with protein sequence MLSRNTWLALALALGASASCLSACDSSSSEPSARPADTDAGADAPFEWDRRLYVDKVARAVRQGAGLSADEDVEALARLTPDEIVDHFMKDPRFVDTVFDFNQYFLGWKQSNLRRPNGSWNGDAVISRRALHAAFEFEKGGNYLSLLAFEQPQYAFRPTPEALEEGAPAMSDAELLRHHLDVALKEADDLLASIQAGMDWGAFCNTKLYITELWSFSYILFSSSYDDFPIATELGHVMPLFFACEWPGSYSVDAAVEVRKLRQYAIELHDYAQELLTKPEQTGRLHDLTEVNLQRLHAERLAKNLDFRGFWESLDNSSTNQNRRRAAYVLDRFFCDDLKPIDAALPAAHASDRHASDPACKSCHYKLDPMAGFFKEYGRIGTSLAGQPNMIFDDGAVMNQEAYQSQWKGTSGRSWDIGYVRSTTDPSLNSYGESLEDLFRIIEGAPEVKACLTRRTFEYFNGDEQIVDPGYLAGLTNSFIEEAKANSSTAFRNLVRRVLTSRTFRTSHPRSDECYDVPDGVDATSRPPCSVAFILQKNCATCHSGAGAQAGLDLTAWRADEQTFPHRGPGGASWPARETFTRMLDRIRSSDPARQMPAGRSMPPKEREDLYLWLTERLGGGAP
- a CDS encoding DUF1501 domain-containing protein, translating into MNHPIDRHSLRLGRRALLGGVASTLGALLLPRRARGDAAAPGEPHFFLQVVVYGGLDASYLFDGLPLAMTAAGLQRNYMGVEPTAWEGRDGTRTLAASPTQVLRPFQQDLTIVNGVMTSLGFDGHDQNRNLLVTGNPFGGVPAMTRLNREAPIDYVKVGTFDAEVRDARFVPLDAATAAGLQASLSSAGTDTPDFDAFLQTRCSQASASGVSRFSNGARILGGAAAQSTSLAERIRALQLPALATSDAPTDEVKLERNLVMIGEFFRRGITNSCMLDVTGDMDLDTHSPSETKKQLPMYEAITKSLAQILAYLKKTAFDERRTLFDVTTVMFASEFSRTMRRTGSPVDDTGTDHNTLASTVLLAGKGIAPGMVLGGSDFRTPAEELSGAHLSLDPARIKRMGLPIDLATGRSTEAKPAQYTPGAYLGLASVINTVYSLFGVDRQYFWEAARDQPAPVFPALLKR
- a CDS encoding matrixin family metalloprotease, with translation MPTKSSLAIAVGIVAFLSNNCASETTSDDGGEVTASTGKTFEEWKKTVQRDPDGVWIVDGDIPIHSEEKLLAFFEKYVQQGALLVSNENGIDSKWGERQKRRITYCVSKASFGPDYDRVVRAIAQATRDWAEVADIRFIHVREQDGDCTVQNERVVFNARIGGSDFSGRAFFPFNVRSERELLIGPTAAAGGSSPLGPYTLRGLLRHELGHALGFRHEQTRPEANAADCFEDNDWRALTKYDSASVMHYAWCGNGSNTGDMDITALDAEGAAKLYGKPR